GCTACTAATGATGTGCGATTTCTTGATGCAGAACAGTTTGAAGTGCATGAGGCGCGCGTGTGTATTGGCGAAGGTAGAACCTTGGACGATCCACGACGGGAAAGGCGCTACAGCGATCAACAATATTTTCGCAGTAGCTCAGAAATGTGCGAATTATTTTCGGATATTCCCGAAGCATTGGAAAATACCCTCGAAATTGCCAAGCGCTGCAATCTCGATATCCTACTCGGTAAATATTTTCTGCCCGAGTACCCGATTCCAGAGGGTATGACTGAAAATCAGTTTTTCGAAAAAATATGCTACGAGGGACTCGACAAACGTTTGCAGCGTATTCTCGATACCGCTGCCGCAGACTACGAAGCGCGTAAAAAAGAATACCTGGATCGTTTGCGGTTTGAGTTGGATATTATTATTCAAATGGGGTTTCCGGGTTACTTCCTGATTGTGATGGACTTTATACAGTGGGCGAAAGACCACAAAATTCCCGTGGGCCCGGGACGGGGGTCGGGTGCGGGCTCTCTGGTTGCTTACGTGCTAAAAATTACCGACCTCGATCCCTTGCAGTATGACCTTCTGTTTGAACGCTTCCTCAATCCGGAACGGGTTTCGATGCCCGATTTCGATGTGGACTTCTGTATGGAAGACCGCGATAAAGTTATCGGATATGTGGCTGATAATTATGGTCGTGATGCCGTATCACAGATTATAACTTTTGGCACCATGGCGGCAAAGGCGGTAGTTCGTGATGTTGCGCGTGTTCAGGGAAAATCTTACGGGCTTGCCGATAAACTCTCAAAAATGATTCCCCCCGATGTTGGAATGACGCTCACCAAAGCTTTCGAGCAGGAAGAAATACTTAAGGAGTTCTTAAGTAACGATAGCGACGCTCAAGAAATTTGGGAAATGGCCCTCCAATTAGAAGGCGTTACCCGCAATGTGGGCAAGCATGCCGGGGGAGTTGTAATCGCTCCGACCAAGCTGATCGATTTCGCACCTTTGTATTGCGACGACACCGGCGCTGGTTTGGTCACCCAATTTGACAAAAATGACGTAGAAGACGCGGGCCTGGTTAAGTTCGACTTTCTCGGCTTGCGCACACTCACAATTATCGACTGGGCGATAAAAATGATTGATCAACAGCGGGTAAAGCGTGGTGAAGAAACGCTGGATATTTCCGCCATTCCGCTCGATGATCCGGAAACCTTTGTGATGTTAAAGAAAGCTGAAACCACTGCGGTGTTTCAGTTGGAATCACGTGGCATGAAAGATCTCATTAAGCGCCTACAGCCAGATAATCTTGAGGACATGATTGCACTCGTTGCGCTGTTTCGCCCCGGACCACTGCAATCAGGTATGGTTGATGACTTTATTAACCGCAAACATGGTAGAGCCCAGGTGGCTTACCCCGATGCAACATACCAGCATGAATGGCTCAAGCCCATTCTGGAGCCGACTTACGGTGTGATCGTTTACCAGGAACAGGTCATGCAAATCGCCCAGGTGCTGGCAGGCTATACGCTTGGTGGCGCTGACTTACTACGGCGCGCTATGGGCAAGAAGAAACCGGAAGAAATGGCTAAGCAACGTGGTACTTTTGCTGATGGCGCTAAAAGCCAGGGCATCGATCCCGATCTTGCTATGAAAATATTTGATCTGGTGGAGAAATTCGCTGGTTACGGTTTTAACAAATCTCACTCTGCGGCCTATGCCTTGGTAAGTTATCAAACGGCTTGGTTAAAAGCACATTACCCAGCGCATTTTATGGCGGCAACCATGTCATCCGATATGGATAAAACCGATAAGGTGGTCACCTTTATTGAAGAATGCCGCAACATGGAGCTTAATCTGTTGCCGCCAGATGTGAACCGTGGCGAGTTTCAATTCACCGTCGATGATGACCACAATATTATTTATGGCTTAGGTGCAATCAAAGGTTTAGGAGAGGGGCCGGTAGAGAGTATTTTGCAAGCTCGGCGCGATGGCTCTTTCCAAGATTTATTTGATTTCTGCGCAAGGGTGGATGGCCGAAAAGTTAATAAACGTGCCTTGGAGGCGCTGGTGCGCAGTGGTGCGCTAGACAACCTGGGTCCCGGAGTAGATATTGATTACGACCGCGCAGTAATGTATATCGCTATCAGCGAAGCCGTTAAAGCCGCGGAACAGAAAACCGCGAATGCCGATGCTGGCATGGTCGATTTATTCGGTGAAGTGGTACCTGAAGTTGGTGATCGTGACTCCGTTTACAAGGAGTTTCATCGGGTACGTCGTTGGAGCATGAAGGAGCGTCTCAATGGTGAAAAAGAAACTTTGGGATTGTATTTAACCGGACACCCCATTGATGAATACGATAAGGAGCTTTCCAATTTTGTTTCATCGCGTATTTCAAACCTCAAGGCTGATAAAAACCGCCAAACCGTTGCTGGGCTTGTTGTCGCTTTTCGTGTTATGAAAACAAAGCGAGGTGACAACATGGCCTTCGCGACACTGGACGATAGAACTGGGCGTATTGAGGTTGCCGTTTTTTCAGACACCTATAATGAAAACCGGGAAAAACTTGTGAAAGACGCGCTCTTAGTGGTTAATGGCCAAGTGAGCTATGATGATTACAGTGGTGGCTTGAAAATGCGAGCCGACGAGATTACCGATCTCACCGAAGCTCGCCAGGCGAGCGTCAAAGCCATTAAATTGCATTGGGCGAGCGACAAATTACCTCTCGATTATGCCGAACAATTACGTGCGACTATTAAAGCCTACGAAACGGGTAATTGCGCGCTGATTGTTGACTACAAGAAAGCTAACATTAACGCCAGTTATACATTGTCATCCGATTGGAATGTGGTTCCTGCGGATGAATTGCTCGAAAATTTTAAAATGCTGTATGGTGCCAAAAACGTCGAACTAATTTATCGATCTCACGATAGTGTTTAGTCACGGGAAGGAAGCTCGACAGCTGATTTAAAATAAGCCAAGTGGCTAACAAACATAGTTCTCGATGTGACTGAGATTTAACGCGACTTATTTGCTTCGGTCGCGTTTTAGTTATCCTTGATGTACCAACGTTATCGAAATTAAATTGGGCAGTGTTTTGCGAGAAAATCTGCATGGCGAGGCAAACCATTGGCCATTTTAGACATCAGCTCGCGCACCTGACCGAAAATATTTTGTACCTCATTAAAATCGGCTGATTCTATCAGTGGGTCATAAAATTCCGGTATCAAGCCCATGCCATCGAACAAGGCGTGCCAGCTTTGCGGTTTGAACACATCAGCATCGTTTCGGTAAATTCTTCCCTGCGCTTGATAGAGGGCGATTTTTGCGAGTAGCGTTCGGGGCACATCGAGCGTTTTTATTTTCTGCCAGAAAGGCGTATCGCTGCGGTTGCTTAGGGCGTAGTGCAGTACCAAAAAATCGCGGATATGCTCGTATTCGCTTGTCATGCAGCGATTGTACTCCTGAGCAAGTGCCGGGCTGCAACTGGTATCGGGAAATAGCGAAATAAATGTTTCTATACCCTTGGCGGACAAATAAATTGCAGTCGATTCTAAAGGTTCTAGGAAGCCGGCGGCAAAACCAAGTGCGAGACAGTTTTTATACCAGAGCTTTTCCCGCTTACCAGGATTAAAATTAAAATGTTTCAATTCTGAAATTGGTGAGTCCTGAATAAAGCTCAGCAGTTGCTTCTCCGCACTGGCCGAGTCGCAAAACTCATCACAATACACAAAGCCATTACCAATCCGATGACGTAGAGGAATTTCCCAGCTCCATCCGTTATCTCGCGCTGTTATTTGGGTGAACGGAGGCATTCCACCTTGGTTTTGCGAATGTGCAATCACGGCGCTATTACAGGCCAGGTAGTTGTTCCAATTCAGATAAGGCGTATTGAGAACCTTGCCGGTGAGTAATGCTGACGTGCCTGAACAATCTAGAAAGAAATCTGCTTGCAGTCGGGTTTTATCGTCCAGGATTAGCGCCTCGATAAACCCATTTTCAGTGAGGCTCGCATCTGTGACTGTTGCGGCGCGACGTTCCACACCACGCTGTTCACAGTAGTTTCGCAAGTATTTTGCGACCAGTGTCGCATCCAAATGAACGGCGTAATCAGCTCCTGCTAACAAAGAGTCCGGTTGTGCTGCGGCTGGTGAGTAGTACCGTCCGGCTTCAGCTATCACAGCGCTCGGTGAATAGCGCCATAATTCCGTAGTGTCACCCAGTTGGCGTGCTTTCTGAACAAAGGCAAAAAAATCGCGATCGTCGATATCGACACCTATTTTTCCGAAGGGGTGCCAGTAGGAATCCCCTTTAACATTCCAATCGGTAAATTTATTGCCGAGTTTATAGCTCGCTTGGGTTTCACGTACGAAATCGATTTCGTCGATTCCCAAGCGCTTCAGGAAAGAAATTACCGGGGGAATGATTGATTCGCCAACTCCGACGATGCCTATGTCGGGTGATTCAACCAACACAATCTCGATACCTCGATTGTGCAGTGCTTTTGCCAGTGCAGCGGCCGCTATCCATCCAGCAGTGCCACCTCCCACGATGGCCATTTTTTTTATGAATCTGTGTTCCATGGGGTTAAACGCCTGAAAAATAATCGAGCTTTACTCTAACCTGTTGCGTTATACCGGCGTTGACCTGGGTCAACAGCCTGGCAGGCGTGGGGGTTTGTCAACTGTTTTACAGTGATGTGACTCCAAATTCGTAGAATTCACGCAAAATGTATGGATATGAAAGGATTGAGAAGTTTCTGCGACACGGGCCTAAATTTCTTTAAGTGTCGACGAGACAGGTGGTAAACTTGCGCTCTTTTAAGCTTTTGGCCCCCAGAAAAGGGTGTTGCGCCTAATAATTAATCAAAACCAAACTGTGGTTAAGGCTTAGTCCTATCATGAATCTGAATTATCTCGACTTCGAGCAACCCATTGCAGAGCTCGAGGGTAAAATCCAGGAACTTCAACTGGTTGGCACTGATAACGACCTCAATATCTCGGAAGAAATAGAACGTCTTCGCGAGAAGTGCACCAAACTAACAGAAAGCATCTACTCATCGCTCACGCCCTGGCAGATTGTGCAAGTGGCACGGCATCCACAACGTCCCTACAGTGCCGACTACATTGCCCGCATATTCGAGGATTGGGATGAACTGCATGGTGATCGCCATTTTGGTGACGACCGTGCGATTATTGGTGGCATCGGCCGTTTGGAAGGTCGCCCGGTTATGGTAATTGGGGAAGAGAAAGGGCGTTCCGTTAAAGATAAGGTACAACGCAATTTCGGTATGCCAAAGCCTGAAGGTTATCGCAAGGCTTTGCGGCTGATGGAAATGGCAGAGCGTTTCAAAATGCCGGTGCTGACCTTAATTGATACTCCCGGGGCCTATCCGGGTATCGATAGTGAGGAGCGCGGTATTAGCGAATCCATTGCACAAAACCTTGCAGTAATGTCGCGTCTTAGAACACCTATTATCTGTACTGTGATTGGTGAGGGTTCGTCTGGAGGCGCGTTGGCGATTGGTGTGGGTGATTACCTAAATATGCTGCAATACTCCACGTATTTTGTTATTTCTCCGGAAGGTTGTGCAAATATTATCTGGAAAACCGTCGATAAAGCTCCCTTGGCGGCAGAGGCTATGGGCGTGACCTCCACTGTGCTAGAAGAGCTGGGGATCGTTGACGAAACCATCGCTGAGCCCATGGGCGGCGCACATCGTGATATCGACGCCATGGCCGATAAACTCAAACTGCGGCTGTCCGAGCAGCTCGACACCCTTTGTAGTGAAGACATGGACGCGCTGCTAACCAAACGTTACACCCGTCTGATGTCATACGGTAATCTCACAGACTAATAGAGCGCTCCGTTTATTCCGGCGCTCCTTGGCGTCGGATCTCTTATATACCCTTAAATAGGTTCTATACTTTCCCTTATCACGCGTAATTATGTCTCTTGGGGAACTATGAACCGTCTGAGTTTGCACGCGAAAGTCCTGTTGTTGGGTGTCGTGTCTGTTTTTGTGGTTGGCGTTGTGGCGCTTGTTACCTTTGCCATGCTTTCATCCGATATAAGCCGTTATCAGGAGCTGTTGGAGGAAGAGGTCTCGGCCACCTTTTTAATTGACGAAGTTACCGTAGATTTCAAAATTCAGGTGCAGGAATGGAAAAACGTTTTACTGCGCGGCCACAGCGATAAGGATCGAGAAAAGTACTGGGGCCGCTTCAGTGAGTTACAAAAAAATATTCAGGCAAAACTTCCAAAAATTCTTGAAAAACGTATCTCACCAGAAGCAGAGGATCTTATTAAGAGTTTCGCTCGCGAGCACGCAGCAATATATCCGAAATACCAAGCAGGTTACACACTCTTCAAAAACAGCGATTTTGATTTCAAAGCTGCTGACCAATCTGTGCGGGGCATAGATCGCCAACCTACCAAAGATCTAGAAGCTGCAGCGCAACTGCTGAACAAGCTAGCGCAAGAGCGGAGCGCAAAACTCGAAGCAGAAAGCAGTAAAGTTGCTTTTCTCGGTATTAGCATTTTGCTGTTCGTAACGGTTGTTGTGATAATTGTTGGCCACTTGTTTGGCAGCCGCCAGGTTTCCCACCCCATCACCGAAATGATATCAGCATTAAAATCGCTGTCTGAGGGTAATTTCGAAGACCGTGTTCATTATGACAGTGACGACGAACTCGGCCAAATGTCCGATGCTATCAACTCCCTGCAAACTCAGCTGTACGTAACGACAAACGAAATACTCGAAGTTATGGTGGAAATTCGTGAAACGGATGAACGCTTAACTCGAGTTTCCAATGAAATTCAGAGGGGGACTCAAGAGCAGTATTCCCGAACCGATCAGGCGGCTTCGGCGATGACACAAATGGCGTCGACCGCCAAGGAAGTCGCAAGACATGCCGCCGATGCCAACGATGCCTCTGAGCAGGCCGATAGCGCAGCGATTAAAGGCGACGAGGTTATGAAATCCGCTATCGTGCAAATGGAGCGCATGACCAAACATATTGTGAGCACAACTCAGGTCATCAGTAGTTTGGAGCAAAATACTACGGAAGTCGGAAAGGTGCTGGATGTGATTGGCGGTATAGCAGAACAGACCAATTTATTGGCACTTAATGCTGCAATTGAAGCTGCCCGTGCGGGTGAACAAGGACGTGGTTTTGCAGTGGTTGCCGACGAGGTACGGACCCTTGCACAGAGAACTCAACAATCGACTGCAGAAATCAATCAAATGATTGAGAGTGTGCAACAAGGTGCACGTAAAGCGGTTGAAGCCATTGAAACGGGGGCGAAGCAATCGGAAGAGAGTATGCTTGCACTCAATAATGCGGGTGGAATGCTACAATCGATTCGTACCTCTGTGGATCAGATCACCAACGTCAATCAATTGATTGCTTCTGCGGCGCACGAGCAGGCGATGGTGGCAGAAGACATTACCCGTAATATCAGTGAAATTACGGATATTGCCAACCTTACTGCTGAGCAGTCGGCTGAAGTTACTCAATCCGTACAGCAGATGCGCGCCGCGCGTGAACGCTTGGATACTGCGCTAAGTGGTTTGCGCAGGCAAATACGGAGTTAACTCACACCATTTCTCTCCTTTCAGTATAATGCGCGCTCCGCCAAGCAAGCACGCACTCGCATGACCACAGCTACAAATCAAGAAAATCAACAGCTCGAGCATATTAACCCTTCATCCGACACACTCTGTTACTGCGACGCACAAGAGTTACAACGGTTGTTGGATCGTGTCCGTGCGCGTCAAAAACAATGCAAACCTGTGACAAAAGATTTGGCAGCGTTGCAGCAAAAATTTGATGCGGCGCAAACTAAATACGCTTTACGACAAGCCTCACTTCCGCAGATAAATTACGACGAAAATCTGCCGATTTCAGCCAAGAGGGATGATATTAAGGCCCTCATTGCAGGCCATCAGGTGGTGGTTTTAGCAGGGGAAACCGGGTCGGGAAAAACAACCCAACTTCCTAAAATCTGCCTGGAGTTGGGGCGCGGAGTGCGCGGTATGATTGGCCATACCCAGCCGCGCAGAATTGCCGCGCGCACCGTTGCGAGCCGTATCGCGGAAGAGTTGCAGGTGCAGTTGGGCAACTCCGTAGGATATCAGGTGCGCTTCACCGACCACAGTACCGCAGTCACGCATATAAAACTCATGACCGACGGAATTCTGCTGGCTGAAATTCAGCAGGACCCGCTGCTATACAAATACGACACACTGATAATTGATGAGGCGCACGAGCGCAGTCTAAATATAGATTTTCTTTTGGGTTATCTAGGGGGCTTGTTAACGCAGCGCCCCGAATTGAAACTCATTATTACCTCGGCAACTATTGATTTACAAAAATTTGCCGAGCACTTTAAATCAAGAGACGGAAAGCCCGCACCAATTATTGAAGTTTCAGGACGCACCTTTCCGGTTGAAACCTTGTATCGTCCGTGGGACGAGGATTATCAGGATATTAGCGAGGCAATCGTAGGTGCAATTGAAGAAATACTCACCATGCCCAACAAAAGTCATGGCGACATTTTGGTATTTTGTAGTGGTGAGCGGGAAATTCGAGAAGCGTCACATGCAATAAAAAAAGCGAATTTTCGCGATTTGGAAATTTTACCGCTATATGCGCGTTTAAGTCTTGCAGAGCAGAATCGTGTTTTTCAAGGGCATCGTGGGCGGCGCGTGGTCCTGGCAACCAATGTTGCAGAAACCTCGCTTACTGTACCGGGTATAGGTTATGTGATTGACCCAGGCAGAGCGCGTATAAGCCGGTACAGCGTTCGTACCAAAGTACAGCGTTTGCCCATCGAAGCCATTTCACAGGCAAGTGCCAATCAGCGTAAAGGACGCTGTGGTCGTGTGAGCGATGGTGTGTGTATACGCTTGTACGATGAAACGGATTTTTTATCGCGACCAGAATTCACTGACCCCGAAATTCAACGCACCAATCTCGCCGCAGTTGTATTACAAATGCTGCAATTACGTATTGGCGATGTGCGAAAGTTTAATTTTGTTGATAAACCTGAAAACCGCCTCATTAACGACGGATTCAAATTGCTGGAAGAAATTCAAGCGGTTAATCGGCAAGGTAAGATTACCCAACTTGGCCAACAGCTCTACAATTTGCCTGTCGACCCCCGTTTTGGGCGAATCATTATTGAAGCTGCGAAATATGAGTGCTTGCGGGAAGTGTTGATCATTATCAGTGGCTTGAGTATTCAAGACCCGCGGGAACGCCCGGCTGAAAAACGGCAGGCGTCGGATGAAAAACATCGTCGCTTCTGGGATGAACATTCCGATTTTATCAGCTATGTGACTTTGTGGAATTATTTAGAAGATCAGCGTCAGGAATTCAGTCAAAACCAATTGCGAAAGCTATGTAAAAAAGAATTTATCAATTACCTGCGTGTGCGTGAATGGCGGGATCTCCATCATCAGTTGCGCATAGCCATCAAAAGTTTGGGATTTCGTGAAAATAAAGAACCCGCCAACTATGACGCGATTCATAGAGGTTTGTTGGCGGGTTTTCTTTCGAATGTAGGGCTTAAACAGGAGGAGGAAAAAGCGAATGTAGGCCGAGCAAAAGATGGTAGCAAAGCGAAGAAAGTTACCAGTTATATCGGCTCGCGAAATCGTCGTTTCCAAATATTTCCGGGTTCCAGCCAATTTAAAAAACGCCCACAATGGTTAATGGCTGCAGAATATATTGAAACCAGTCAATTGTATGCTCACGAAATCGGTCGAATCGAACCGCAATGGGTGCAGCAAGCTGCGACTCATCTCATAAAGCACCATTATTTCGAACCTTTTTACGATGCAATTACTGGTCAGGTAATGGCTTTCGACAGAGTAACCTTGTTTGGTTTGCCTCTGGTAGAAAAGCAGCGAGTCCAGTACAGCAAAATAAATCGCGCCGAAGCTCGTGAGGTTTTTATTCGGCAAGCGTTGGTGGAAGGCGCATACCAAAAAAATAAACGCACTAAGAAATCCATTGAAGCTGCTAGAAGATATTGGCGCAAGACAAATGCGACGGGTGAAGGTGATGAAAGTAGCGTTAAAAATTTTTTCATTTATAACGAGTTGTTAATTGCAAAGGTTGAAAGCTTAGAAGCGAAGTCGCGTCGCCGCGATATTTTGGTGGATGACGAGGTTATTTATGAATTCTACAATGAAGTAGTACCCGCAGATATTACTAACCTTGCAGGTTTTGAACATTGGCGCACACATGCAGAACAGGCGCAACCCAATCTTTTAAAGCTGGAGCAAGGCATACTCATGTTGCACGCTGCCGGTGATATTACCGGCGCCCAGTTCCCAGATTATATTCAAACTGACGGTATGACTCTGCCGCTAGTTTATCACTTTGAACCTGGTCACCAGGACGATGGTGTCAGCGTACAGGTTCCGGTGGATTTTCTCCACATGATTTCTGCAACACGATTGCAGTGGCTGGTACCGGGTTTGTTACGCGATAAGTGTATCGCCTTGGTAAAAGCATTACCGAAACAGCTGCGTAAACAATTGGTTCCCGTGCCGCAGTTCGTGGATCGCGCTTTGGCCCGCTTATCGCCAGGGAAACAGCCTCTCTCTGAAGCACTGAGTGACGTCTTTAGTATTTTATCAGACGTCAAAATACCCAGCGATGCATGGCGTGAACAAAACCTGGATGATTTTTATGTGATGAATATTCAGGTGGTTGATGATGCTGGAAATATTATTGATCGGAGTCGTGATATTGACTCTTTAAAACAGCAGTACCGCAATCAGGTGAAAAAAAGCTTGCAGCAATCGCACCACGCTCTGGAGCGTACTGAGATAAGCTGTTGGAATTTTGAAACCTTGCAACAACAGGTGAGTATTCCGCGCGGTGCAGTTCAGGTTAAAGGGTTCCCGGCTATTATTGATAAGCAGCAGCATGTGGATATAGCAATTCTCGATAATCCTCAAGATGCAGCCTGGGAAACCCGGCGCGGCGTTTTAAGGCTGGCGAACCTGGCTCTAAGTCACACAACAAAATACCTTACTAAGCAGTTGTTGAAAGGAAAGGACCTCGGCTTGGCGGTGGTCGATATCGGTAAACGCGATCAAGTCATTGAAGATATTATTCATGCGGCAATTAATCGCGCCTGCTTTAGAGAAGACTCCTTGCTTTGGGATGAAAAATCGTTTAACAAGTGTATTGAAACTGGCCGCTCTGAATTAGTAAGTGTGGCCGAGGAGTATGAGCATTTAATGGCGGAGAGCCTGAGCAAGGTCTTAGCCATTAAAAAACAAATGAAAACCAACAAAAATGCGCTGCTTCTAGCCTTTACCTTTGCAGATGTTCAGCATCAACTGGCAAATCTATTCGCTCCGGGTTTTCTTTGCGCAACGCCGTGGCGTTGGTTACAACATTATCCCCGTTATTTGGAGGCGATATTGTTACGACTCGAGAAAGCGCCCCAGAATCCCCAGCGTGATCGAGTGCATTGCGGCAATTTGGAAAGTCATTGGCAAAGGCACAAAGATTTATTACAGAAAAATGGCGTTGCGGATTATGCCGTTTGCGAAGTCTGGCAGGACTATCGTTGGATGATCGAAGAATTGCGGGTATCGCTCTTTGCCCAGACCCTCAAGACCCAGATGCCGGTATCCGATAAACGCCTCAATAATCAGTGGCAAAAAGTGCTGGCGACCACAGCACAGTAGCAAACTAAGCGCCTAAACATGCCACGACAGGTAACAGAATGTTTCGTAAAATGCTCACCTTGTGATGCTACTTTTACGATGCCTGGGTTAGCCTCCCTGGCTGGCCACTTTTGTCCCCCCATTTGCAGCAAAAATCGGCTTACCAGCCAACAGAAATCAGGAGATGTCATTGATTGCTTTAAGATGCTTGTTCGTCAGCGCCGTGCTTAGCTTGGTTGCGTGTGCCACTACGCCGAAAGGTGCCGATGCAAAGACTCCAACAGAATCTGAAGATTCGCAAAATGTTGTGTTGCAGCCTCAGCGGCCATCCGAGCCGCCCACTGTGCCTATTGAGCAACAGGCTTCTGTGGAACAGAAAGACGAGTTGCAGACCGCAGGTGCGGATACTGTGAGCAACAGCGACGCTGAGGACGCCATCGAAAGCGCCGACTCCTTCGACGACGAGTTTGCCGCGGCAGAACCCCGGGCGGACTCACTTCAAAGCCGTGATAAATTCGAACCTTTCAACCGCGCCATGTTTTCATTCAATATGAAACTCGACCGCTGGTTACTTAAGCCGGTAGCTCAAGGCTACCAATGGTTGGCGCCAGCCCCAGTGGAAACAGGCGTGAGTAACTTCTTTCACAATTTGCTCGAAATACGCAACGTGCTTAATGATATCTTGCAGTGGAAGTGGAAACAGGCTGGTAATGACACCGGTCGCTTTTTACTCAACACCACAGTTGGAATTGCAGGTATCTTCGATGTGGCTCGTCACGCGGGTTTGGAGCGTGCGGAGGGCGAAGATTTCGGACAGACCCTTGCAGTATGGGTTTACCTCAGGGGCCCTATTTAATGTTGCCCTTTCTCGGGCCCTATACGGTTACCTCAGCGGCGGGCTTCCCCGTGGACTGGGTTTCACATCCGGTTAGGTATGTCGATTCACAAACCGTTGCTTGGTCGTTGGTGGCGGTTAATCAGATTCAAGGGCGCGCGCAATTGTTGGAAAGTGAAAAGTTGGCAACAGGAGACATGTATATTTTTATTCGCGATGCCTACCTACAACGACGTGATTTTCTGGTAAATGATGGCGCAGTTGTCGATGATTTTGGCGGTGATTTTGGGGAAGAAAACGAGGCCTTCGACTTTTAAGCGAAGATTCCGGAGGGAAAAACACCTTGCTCCGGTGATAGACACCGAGAGTCACGGTTTGGTTATTTAACGCGGGGGAGGGACGTTAAATTACCCTTGTGTTAGCACATCGTTGTATTAGCTGAGCATCTCCTCTATTTCCATACCGATA
The DNA window shown above is from Alteromonadaceae bacterium 2753L.S.0a.02 and carries:
- a CDS encoding ATP-dependent helicase HrpA: MTTATNQENQQLEHINPSSDTLCYCDAQELQRLLDRVRARQKQCKPVTKDLAALQQKFDAAQTKYALRQASLPQINYDENLPISAKRDDIKALIAGHQVVVLAGETGSGKTTQLPKICLELGRGVRGMIGHTQPRRIAARTVASRIAEELQVQLGNSVGYQVRFTDHSTAVTHIKLMTDGILLAEIQQDPLLYKYDTLIIDEAHERSLNIDFLLGYLGGLLTQRPELKLIITSATIDLQKFAEHFKSRDGKPAPIIEVSGRTFPVETLYRPWDEDYQDISEAIVGAIEEILTMPNKSHGDILVFCSGEREIREASHAIKKANFRDLEILPLYARLSLAEQNRVFQGHRGRRVVLATNVAETSLTVPGIGYVIDPGRARISRYSVRTKVQRLPIEAISQASANQRKGRCGRVSDGVCIRLYDETDFLSRPEFTDPEIQRTNLAAVVLQMLQLRIGDVRKFNFVDKPENRLINDGFKLLEEIQAVNRQGKITQLGQQLYNLPVDPRFGRIIIEAAKYECLREVLIIISGLSIQDPRERPAEKRQASDEKHRRFWDEHSDFISYVTLWNYLEDQRQEFSQNQLRKLCKKEFINYLRVREWRDLHHQLRIAIKSLGFRENKEPANYDAIHRGLLAGFLSNVGLKQEEEKANVGRAKDGSKAKKVTSYIGSRNRRFQIFPGSSQFKKRPQWLMAAEYIETSQLYAHEIGRIEPQWVQQAATHLIKHHYFEPFYDAITGQVMAFDRVTLFGLPLVEKQRVQYSKINRAEAREVFIRQALVEGAYQKNKRTKKSIEAARRYWRKTNATGEGDESSVKNFFIYNELLIAKVESLEAKSRRRDILVDDEVIYEFYNEVVPADITNLAGFEHWRTHAEQAQPNLLKLEQGILMLHAAGDITGAQFPDYIQTDGMTLPLVYHFEPGHQDDGVSVQVPVDFLHMISATRLQWLVPGLLRDKCIALVKALPKQLRKQLVPVPQFVDRALARLSPGKQPLSEALSDVFSILSDVKIPSDAWREQNLDDFYVMNIQVVDDAGNIIDRSRDIDSLKQQYRNQVKKSLQQSHHALERTEISCWNFETLQQQVSIPRGAVQVKGFPAIIDKQQHVDIAILDNPQDAAWETRRGVLRLANLALSHTTKYLTKQLLKGKDLGLAVVDIGKRDQVIEDIIHAAINRACFREDSLLWDEKSFNKCIETGRSELVSVAEEYEHLMAESLSKVLAIKKQMKTNKNALLLAFTFADVQHQLANLFAPGFLCATPWRWLQHYPRYLEAILLRLEKAPQNPQRDRVHCGNLESHWQRHKDLLQKNGVADYAVCEVWQDYRWMIEELRVSLFAQTLKTQMPVSDKRLNNQWQKVLATTAQ
- a CDS encoding phospholipid-binding lipoprotein MlaA (manually curated) → MIALRCLFVSAVLSLVACATTPKGADAKTPTESEDSQNVVLQPQRPSEPPTVPIEQQASVEQKDELQTAGADTVSNSDAEDAIESADSFDDEFAAAEPRADSLQSRDKFEPFNRAMFSFNMKLDRWLLKPVAQGYQWLAPAPVETGVSNFFHNLLEIRNVLNDILQWKWKQAGNDTGRFLLNTTVGIAGIFDVARHAGLERAEGEDFGQTLAVWGLPQGPYLMLPFLGPYTVTSAAGFPVDWVSHPVRYVDSQTVAWSLVAVNQIQGRAQLLESEKLATGDMYIFIRDAYLQRRDFLVNDGAVVDDFGGDFGEENEAFDF